The Lactuca sativa cultivar Salinas chromosome 2, Lsat_Salinas_v11, whole genome shotgun sequence genome includes the window GGACCCAATaccaaaaagcccaaaattttgaAGCCCActgctgagtacgcggggcatactcagtTCGTACGCGCAACGCACCAgcgtgtacacccaacgtactccccagTTGGCCATCCCACATCATTAACCACTTAATCCATTTAGCTCTTACTCCATACTCTCAAATCTGACTTCCTTAAGgtgacttatcacgtaaagttggcaactttacgtgcatgcatggtttAATGGGGCTCTAGAGCGCAAAAGAGTTGAACAAagggtcttaacacatgcatgagtccaTAAACACCacaaagcttgcatttttatggcCAAAGAGACTAAAAGAAACTTAGATCTGCCATCAATCAGTTATGGAGTGAATCAATAAGCTCACTATTCACTCCAAGGAATcaaaaacaataaataacaacataactagatctagcatcaAAGATTAGCAAGttgtgagctttttacctcaaaagctaGCAAATGATGAGCTAATCTAGTATCCTTAAGCTCCAAGCACAACTCCAAGTGGTTCACTTCTTCTCCTCCTCCACAAAGCACCAACAAACACTCTTTATGGCTCAAAACTCTCAAAAACACACTAGGGTTTCGATTCCTAGACAAGGGAAGATGGAGGCTGGTTAAACATGCCCAAAAGAGGCTATAACGGGGTTTAAATAAGgtacaaacccttaaaattagggtttgctgaCTCTgcgtgtacgcccatcgtactcccaCGTACCCCCAGCATACGTGGGTGATGTCTGCAACCAACTtaagctagtacgctaagcgtacccaaaGAGTACGCCAAACATACTAACCAAGGACCAATATGTAAAGAATTTGCACTTTAGGATTTAAAAAGATACATACCAGAATACGaacattacaattctccccacttgaATCTGGCattgtcctcgaagtccgctgctcCAAATAACTACGGATAGTGCTCCCTCGTTTTCGACTTCCGGCTCAGACGTCCACTCAGAACCCTTGCGATGCTGCCATTAAACTTTTACTAACTCcaaaaccttgttcctcaaggttttcgtcttccaaTCAATAATTGTCACcgatctctcaatataattcaggccgTCATCCACCTGAAAATCCTCCTACGACACCACTGTGAAATCATCCACCAAGCACTTTCGCACCTGAGAGACATGAAACGTGCTATGGATCTGGTTGAGATCATCTGGAAGATCCAAGCGATATGCAACCCGGAGCACCCTGACAAAAACCATGAAAGGACCGATATACCTGGGGCTCAActtacccctcttcctgaaatatacatatatgcatttgtaaaaatatgcatatatgaacctaaaatgttgatttttttggttaaaaaattataatattttttaaattttccatttttttaattttaatgatttttaaatgctttaaaaaaATGCAACttttgtaaaaaatatatttttttcgattttttttttcaaaaattcacattttctataaaaaaaatttaaaaatctgcaatttttttaaaaaaaatatgaaaaatactattttttaaaaaaatccgaaaatttgatttattatgtgaACTTTTAGACAtttctattaatatttccaataacacaaaaaatgaaacattaaatgagattggtaagattACGATTATGCCCTTAATGAATTAGTTTTGATCtaacgctccacttttagttttcgggttctcggaaaactatgaattctcaaccgatctcacatttatatatatatatatatatatatatatatatatatatatatatatatatatatatatatatatatatgtatatgtatatatatatatatatatgtatatgtatatcattatatatcattattttatttgttattaAACTTGCAAAGATATTACAAAAGTTATTAGAAAAATATTGATATAGGCACGAACGTAGTTTTAAAACTGGTCAAAGCAGATCGAGACCGAAAGAAACGGTAACCAACTAAAGTGAAAATGAAGAATCGAAAATTGGACTATTGTTGACTTGACTGAACCGGTTTTGGTGTTTGTGTTGTTTTCTTTTTCTCCAAAACCGGTTTTTTGGCCATTAAGTTATATTCTAGCACATCAAGTCGTTTTCCATCCAATTAAGTCATTTCCaactaggggtgcaaacgagtcaaACTACTCGCGAGCTACTTGAGATCGGATCATTAAAAGTTCgactcgaaaccgattttaaatgagctcgagccgagctcgagcttaatattaagcttgtttattaaacgagctcgagctcaagcctatgtcacaatgctcgattaggctcgcgagcctaaacgagcctttatataatattatttattattatttatatatattaaaataaaaacatattatggGAATTATgaatttagggtattagtaaatgGGCTTGagtcgagcttaagcttatttaggcacgccagataaaaacgagtcgagcccgagcttgagccgagcttgtataactctttacgagctcgagccaaGCTCAGTAAAAGAAAGATCGAATCGAgccaagctcgagctcgagccttatataacttaaacgagcctgagccgagcctggtcaggctcgggctcggcttggctcgtttgcacccctatttccAACACATTAATGCTCTCTCCATCCAATTAAGTCATTTTCCAACCCTTTTCGAATGAGTTCCAATTTACTTCTAACACAATTCATCAAAAGAAATAATAatgatttaaaaaataataataaaattaaatgaaGTCCAAAAAACTATACTAAAAGTTCATATATCAAAACCAAAATACCAATATATCAAAACAAATAATGTCACAACTTCATTTCAATTATTTACCAACCacgatatgaaaaaaaaaaatccattatattaaaattaaactttaattgttttcttttcttctttttttgtCATCTTGTTCTTCTAtcgtcttttttatttttatatgagAGTTTATCCGTAGACAACTTTTcttcatacacaacaatttatgttttaaaatattgtattttaCAATTATATGGAgtataaattgttgtgtatggaaaaAAATTATGTACAAATTACTTCCTTTTCTATATAATTAACAAAAAATTACGAAGATTTAAAATCAATACCAACCCGATCTCATCACCAATATATGGTTTTCTAACCAGATCTTGGGTATACATAGAGTCGTTCCAAACATATTTTGGGTCCAGGGCGAAAGACAAGATAGACCCTTAAAATACATAAATGTTATCAAATTTTTTATAATAACTCGATAATTGAAAGAAAATTAATTCTACTATCTACTAAATATAACAATTTGAGTCGCCTCTATCGTCTATCAAAGCCTCGTAATCAATGTTGTCAAACATGTTCGATATGGATCTAAAACTCGACCGCAATTTCTAAATGTGAATTCCAATGTGACGGATACTTAAGTattaaaaactaatttataaAATATCTTAAATTAACTGTGGACCGGCGTTGCCTTGTATGTATTTTATATGGGGTTGGTCAATGCCGTAGCCGCCGAATCGGGCTCGTGGTTTGGCAACCGCAACGCAGGTAGGTCTGCCAAATACCAAGCAAAAGACCCTCAATCTTGTAATTAATAACAAACATTGGGTCAACGAAATCCTGCTCCGATGTCTGGATCAATATAAATACCAAACCTCCAAAAATTTCTCACCTTAAAAGCTCACAGTTACAGTGTGTCTGTAAAATAGTCCTTAAAAGCTCCGCCTCGTAAGTATTAATATTAACGATTCCTCCTGaatataggatttttttttttttttcattcgagTAAAGATGAAATCTGGTTTTAGTTTTTACTAGTTTGATTTGTTTCATAAGCAGGCACAGCAGATACATACATCAATGGCTTCCGGTAAGAAAACTTTCGTTTTCAATGAAGTTTCCACGCACAACAAAACCAAAGACTGCTGGCTTATTATCGAGGGAAAGGTCGAATCTCTATGACATGAACttattaagtttgacttttttttttaccTAAAGTTGGTAATTGTAATCGATTTCCTTCTGGAGTTTCTGTGGTTCCAATCCTGTATTTCTTCATGGTTTTGTGGTTAATTGGTGACATTAGTTTGGGGTTAGTTGAATTTTGGCTGAGATAAATTTCTCTTCAACCGTCTAAGTTTATTTTAATGAActattgatgttttttttttcagttacgATCAATTAAGAAATGGGATTTGGCATTGCATAcgatgaattgaaactttttgctATTGCCCATTGGATTGATGCATGGTTAATCAATTAATCACTTGACGCTTGATGGAAGAATTTTGGAACtatagttaaatattttcaaaattattCATGGATTGGAATATCCATAGTACTTTACATCAATTAATTTATCATAGTTCATGTCAAATGAGTGTCTCTTATCATGTCTGTCTGGACCCTCCCTCTGGCACTGAAAAGGAGTGTCCAGTGCCCAAATGTCCAACCTTCACCAATAATAGCCTCGCCTGCTTTAACAAAGACCAGACCAGACCAGAGTCTATGTGGCTTTCATTATGCAGCACGCCAGTATTATCATTTATTAATGTTGTTGTAAATCTAAAGAATGGTCTTTATAGTGTTTTTTGTAAGTTTGTGAAATGTGAATTcacttgtttatgttatgtgacgGTGAGCCTAGGTTTATGATGTAACACCATTTATGGAAGACCACCCTGGAGGTGATGAAGTTCTCCTAGCAGCAACGGGTATTTAATGTTTCAAttcaagtgtgtgtgtgtatatatatatatatatatatatatatatatatatatatatatatatatatatatatatatatatatatatatatatatatatatatatatatatatatatatatataaggaataaGGATGATGGGGATGATTGGAATTTGCAGGGAAGGATGCAACGAGTGATTTTGAGGATGTTGGGCACAGTGATGATGCACGAGGGATGATGGACAAATATTACATTGGTGAGATAGACAGGTCAACTGTTCCTCTGAAACGTGTTTTTGTTGGCAAGGAAAGGAACTACAATCCTGACGACACTTCAGCAGTCATCATCAAGATATTACATTTCCTGGTGCCTCTACTCATCTTGGCCTTGGCTTTTGCTGTCAGATCCTACACCAAAGACAACTCCTCCTCCTCCGCTTGAACCACACCACAGAAATAATTACATCACATTTTTCTTctttttaacatatatatatatatatatatatatatatatatatatatatatatatatatatatatatatatatatatatatatatatatatatatatatatatatatatgtctagaTGTTTTCTTTCTTGTCTAACATTGTTATCATTATGTCATCAACAAGTCGAATAAGTACGGATCCTCACCCATGTTTATGTgtcataaaatataatataatagaTTTTATTAGAGGATTTCATTTCATGGTATACTCCACTCTAGACATGAAGGTGTCTGTcataaaagataaagaaaatcAACAATGATGCTAAATGGCGTTGTTTGATAATCAACAATGATGATATTGAACCGAACATGTAACACATTTTCCTTATGTTCCAATGTTTGTTGTTTGAGAGATAAGACTTGAGAGTTGAGAGTAGGAAACATAGGTATATATTTGTATATTTAGTAGCAGTTTTATCCTATTGAGTTACATCACAAATAAGTGAATAAGAGTGATAAGGCGATTGGTTGTAGTTTCTTTAATGTTTTGGCGTGATAAATGGCGTTTTAGCAGTTAGCAGTTAGTTAGCACCCCCTGTTGTGTAGAGCAGGCTTTAGCACCTCAAAACGTTTAGGATTTCGGTTAGTACTTTTACTGTCCCCAGACCACACCCAACTAGACAGTAGGATTAGGTATACAAATATATCCAGACTCATATTTCAGCATAGCTTAACCATCTCATTTCATAATATCATGTAAATCCCAACTACCTAAGAGTTTCTAATAACATAATTTATTGGTGAATCAAATTTGAATTTGAACGTTCCTTTAGTGCTGTGGTCCGAATCCACACTACACATTCACAAAAAGCAACACAAGGTAAAACCTAAGACAAGGATGTTATAAAGTTCCAATTCATGCTTTGCACGGTTTAGGGTTATCATTCAAGAAACAAACAAACGAATGAAAATAAGAGAAAGTAGTTGTTGACACAAAAATCAGTCTGGAAACATGCTACATTGACATCTTGTGTTTGCATTCTCTCCTCTCAACTCAAAAGCCAATGTCACATGAGATGAGATGGGATGAGAGGCAAAGAGACAAGTCAACCAACCAACTGCTAAAATAAATGCAGGAGTAGAAATATTGATTCATTCTCAAATCTTGTTATGGTAGTAGCTACTTGGATGATATATATAATTGTGTTTGTAAGAAACTACAATAATTTCCCCCCTTCCCCCCAGTAAAGAACTGGTAATAGAGTATTAGTAGTAGTAGTACTAAATAAAGGTTTCtgatgaaagaaaaaagaaaaccaAAAGAAATGATGTTATGATGATGAATATTGGGGAGCACACGAGAGGATTATTTATGATGGagcgaggaagaagaagaagaagacatggTGGTGGTGGGGGTTTCGATCTTGTCATGAACAGAAACCACCAAGTCATGGGCATCATCCAAAAGCTTCCAAACATCGAGTTGACCGGCCATGTTATTACATTCCCTTATTATCTCATCCATGCTGCTGTACTTCTCTATTATCTGTTTCCTCCTCTGCAGCACGGAAGCAGCAATGGCATACAGCAACAGATCCTCGGTAGGAGGGGGTGCCCGCTGTCTTATCCTGTTCCACGCGGAGGACTTCCCAATCCCAGCTCTGATGGCGGCCTGATCAGCCCACATCACCTCCCACAAACATATGGTCTGTTGAAAAGTCAACTCCCTCCTAAACAGCACCACCACCATCCTATACACAAAGAAACAGTCCTCCGCCTGAAGCTTCTCCAAGTGCTTGTAGAGATGCGAGTCTTTGGATTTTATAATCTTGGAAACGCGGTTCAACTGCCGTCTAATCCCCGTCTCATCGAGCCTGAAATTATGGCGTGCCTTTCTCATGAACCCAACGAAACACCAGAACGCTTCGTGGTCTTCACTCATGACCGCGATTATTGGAGACAGCAGATCGCTCATCCCCTGGCAGTATCCGATTTCCGGATCGTACAGCGCGTACGCTTCTAGAACCGCCACCAGCCGGGACGCGTGGAAGATTCTACACGCTTCTAGATGCTCGTAGTCTTTTAATCCCACTGCTTCCGCTGACCGCACAGCTCGTTCCTCCGAAACCTCCGCTTGAGGTTGCGAGTATGGGATCCAGTCTCCGTTGGCACGGATCGCATCCAGGCGAATGATACGCTGCCAGGTGGAGAAATCCTCGCTCGACTGGACTGCTGATGACTCTTCGTTTTCCGACGATGGGAAGGGGAAGGTTTGACTTTGACTGGGTTCGGGGGGATCTTGAGAAGAATCTGAGTCGGAGGATTCCGAGTCGGATATGTTTGGATCTATGAATCTTGTTGAGACTGATCCAGGAGTGGCTTCTTCTTCCTCCAATAATACTCCTGAATTCATGGGAGATGGGGAAGAATTTATTTCTTCACTAGAAAGCGACTCCCTGGCACTCACAACTTCTTCTGATTCTGCAGACTCCATGCCTTGACTGTGACTGTCCCTATTGCTGCTGCTTTCACCTACAAGCTTCCTGCATTGCCTACGTAATTTCTCGTACTTCTTTCTGTAACATATAAAAACCTTGCTTCGCTTTagattgttttatgaaaataaaaatatatattatactcAAAATGACAGTGCGTACCTCCCCTGAGTTCTTAGTTTATCTCTTTCTTCTTTGCAAGTGTTGAGCTCAtaactatttttaaaaaaaaacagaaatttTGAAATGAAAGGAGAAATAAAATTTGGAAAGGagatattattaatttattatacttACACTCCAAGTAGGAAAGGCCAAACTTCTGATCTGATACTTGCATCCACTCCCTACAAATCAATTATAAGTACTGAATTGAAATGAAATGCTGTGACTGTGAGTAAGGAATAGGAACATGCATACCCCACTGCGAACTTTTTTAAGAAATTTAACACCATCTCGAAGTTTTCCATCTGGTGTAAACAAATTTCTCCACTGTTGAGGAGTGAGTGCGTGTTTTCTTTTCCTACGTGACCATGGTGATTTCAGACGCCCCCTGTCATCAAAATAATATCAATATGTCAGCTCAGCTCAGTGATGCAGTTTCATGTAACTTTTGTAGAGTGTGTTCTACATCTCATAAAGTAATTTCTATTGCAGATGATCACATTCACATGATAGAAAACATCAAGTATAAGATGACAACAAATGGTTTGCTGGTTCAGCATTCTGAAATACAAAaaccaataaaaaaaaactaggtTCTAATCATCAACTCATACTTAAGGCTGTCATTCCAAAATAAGTATCATGGTCCAAAACATAAAAGTCAAATTAGGTGAAAACTTTTATGCACACCAAGAGATTTCTAAATCCAAATAACAATTTTGAAAATGTAATGGAAAAACGATGCATGCCAAGTATACAGAAGCACTaaggacacacacacacacacacacacatatatatatatatatatatatatatatatatatatatatatatatatatatatatcttgaatTAACTACTTTAGTTACAGTGGAGAGTGGTAACCATAAAACTTAAGGAAACTGACTGATTCTATTAACCATGACCAGAACcagattatgattatgatttcggCCAACTGAATTCACCTTTTTTGTCCTTGCCTTCTATTGGCTCATCCTTTTAATATTATCCTTAGTTCTACTAAACTACCTTCTTATCATTTTTCCAACATGGGCTTTTTATTCTTTATCATTAAAACAAGTAAAATTAAGGACAACACTAGGTTTATTGTGGAAAAATATACAACTTTACTAGAATCTCTAGTCACTCTTTTAACTAGTGTCCAAAAATGCCATCCATTTTCACTACATAAAAGGAAGTTAATGTTAATGTCCCAAAGGATAACAAAGTGTGATTCGTTCAGTATAGGGCAATGGAGATTCATATTCAGATGGCAAAAGAACTCCATGTTTGGCATTATGTTCAACCATCTTCCACGACTTTactgatttttaaaataaaaaaaaaaagttgaaacagAAAAAGACCAACAAAATTTGTATATAATCAATGCACGATCCAAATGCCAAATCCTTATCCTTCTCAAGTAGAAAGTAGAAAAACGAATAACTAAATACCATTAAAATTAACGTCCATACACCTAATgatatttaaaacaaaaaagcAGGGGCCTGAACTCGTCAAACACCTTCTAAAGCTgcgaatttattaaataaacaaccAGCAGAATCAGAATCATAtaattcattaaagttggacaaGACCTAAGAAAAGGGGGGGAAAGGTACTGCTACAATCAAGGATTTGAGAAAAGCTTGAGATCAAGATTTAAAATGAACATAGCGACGGATACCGGAAAAACATGATTTGGATCAAAGAAGAATATACTCACCGATCGGAAGTGGAACACGAAGCTGGTGAGGAAGAAGCAACAACGAATAAAACAGATCTCAAATGAATCCACGAAGACGACGAATTTGATGAATTTGAAGACGACGACGAGGAAGACGAAGTTTGACTACGTCTTAGGGCTTTCATCAATCTACTAGAGAAACTTGTCGTGGAAACCAACAAAAGAAAAGAGGAACAAAGGGGAAAATAGTCCTAGGGGACCAATacttctagggtttgaagttgAGTTGAACAAGTGGTGTGGTTATTACCAATTAATTGTGGTCATTTTTGTTACCTAGTGGTGGAGTACATAGCAGCAGCGATTACAAGGG containing:
- the LOC111888889 gene encoding cytochrome b5 — protein: MASGKKTFVFNEVSTHNKTKDCWLIIEGKVYDVTPFMEDHPGGDEVLLAATGKDATSDFEDVGHSDDARGMMDKYYIGEIDRSTVPLKRVFVGKERNYNPDDTSAVIIKILHFLVPLLILALAFAVRSYTKDNSSSSA
- the LOC111888891 gene encoding rab GTPase-activating protein 22 isoform X2; translated protein: MKALRRSQTSSSSSSSSNSSNSSSSWIHLRSVLFVVASSSPASCSTSDRGRLKSPWSRRKRKHALTPQQWRNLFTPDGKLRDGVKFLKKVRSGGVDASIRSEVWPFLLGVYELNTCKEERDKLRTQGRKKYEKLRRQCRKLVGESSSNRDSHSQGMESAESEEVVSARESLSSEEINSSPSPMNSGVLLEEEEATPGSVSTRFIDPNISDSESSDSDSSQDPPEPSQSQTFPFPSSENEESSAVQSSEDFSTWQRIIRLDAIRANGDWIPYSQPQAEVSEERAVRSAEAVGLKDYEHLEACRIFHASRLVAVLEAYALYDPEIGYCQGMSDLLSPIIAVMSEDHEAFWCFVGFMRKARHNFRLDETGIRRQLNRVSKIIKSKDSHLYKHLEKLQAEDCFFVYRMVVVLFRRELTFQQTICLWEVMWADQAAIRAGIGKSSAWNRIRQRAPPPTEDLLLYAIAASVLQRRKQIIEKYSSMDEIIRECNNMAGQLDVWKLLDDAHDLVVSVHDKIETPTTTMSSSSSSSLHHK
- the LOC111888891 gene encoding rab GTPase-activating protein 22 isoform X1, with translation MLYKLGDFFICSSSSSGGGGGCQPSNAGVNLAITVFAALVIAAAMYSTTRGRLKSPWSRRKRKHALTPQQWRNLFTPDGKLRDGVKFLKKVRSGGVDASIRSEVWPFLLGVYELNTCKEERDKLRTQGRKKYEKLRRQCRKLVGESSSNRDSHSQGMESAESEEVVSARESLSSEEINSSPSPMNSGVLLEEEEATPGSVSTRFIDPNISDSESSDSDSSQDPPEPSQSQTFPFPSSENEESSAVQSSEDFSTWQRIIRLDAIRANGDWIPYSQPQAEVSEERAVRSAEAVGLKDYEHLEACRIFHASRLVAVLEAYALYDPEIGYCQGMSDLLSPIIAVMSEDHEAFWCFVGFMRKARHNFRLDETGIRRQLNRVSKIIKSKDSHLYKHLEKLQAEDCFFVYRMVVVLFRRELTFQQTICLWEVMWADQAAIRAGIGKSSAWNRIRQRAPPPTEDLLLYAIAASVLQRRKQIIEKYSSMDEIIRECNNMAGQLDVWKLLDDAHDLVVSVHDKIETPTTTMSSSSSSSLHHK